The following coding sequences lie in one Silvanigrella aquatica genomic window:
- a CDS encoding sensor histidine kinase, with amino-acid sequence MQQQIKIVPLFFKKADINSEADLKEIANGFSQIKDNYVFFVYSIKNKNLIYNFDGIDKYSYIYDFASRESLFKKAERDIFSSNELGLQFLYPNFFFAIKNIKINHEDFYIFLGSNNHAVKCFSDSLIKNTFYIDTLIIFMLFFLYILVTIFAVAPIFLFIRKFNRSHLSSNIFKVKEVFEFNHIKRLRVTLLHSLRKIEKFEVERLHMIDNLIKHQNDVENGKIVSQIIHDLKSPLAVFEEILNNRHIKNNIVNRKANLAFAKMNSLIESIRDPKKEKYLNKEKKMFDMSRLFSEIKCYAKTRNVKIIISPHFNIPEIYCDHLKIERCLQNLIRNAIYYCHSFCKVEWQIKNNSDLYIEVIDDGNGVSSEIENTIFEWRITGNKLEGTGVGLSYVKYVADIHGGEVSYFRRNNATVFYLYIPNILNFNQNSMSSKLVRNYNSIFDLKNEIFFLVENHLYINKIKHIKWPNNIKIVYLKSCDIEIDFSKCFCFYTDSSTDFIEKALTLGVSVVLHKQDYSSQIILKKVLQTKKMNGVK; translated from the coding sequence TTGCAGCAGCAGATAAAAATAGTTCCTTTATTCTTTAAAAAAGCTGATATCAATTCGGAAGCAGATTTAAAAGAAATAGCAAACGGCTTCAGTCAAATAAAAGATAATTATGTTTTTTTTGTATATAGCATAAAAAACAAAAATTTAATTTATAACTTTGATGGTATTGATAAATACTCGTATATTTATGACTTTGCTTCTCGAGAATCTCTTTTCAAAAAAGCGGAACGAGATATCTTTAGCTCCAATGAGCTTGGGTTACAGTTTTTATATCCAAACTTCTTTTTTGCCATTAAAAATATAAAAATTAATCATGAAGACTTTTATATTTTTTTAGGATCCAATAACCATGCTGTTAAATGTTTTAGTGATTCTTTAATTAAAAATACTTTTTATATAGACACATTAATCATATTTATGCTTTTTTTTCTTTATATATTGGTAACAATTTTTGCTGTAGCTCCTATTTTTTTATTTATTCGGAAATTTAATAGGAGTCATTTGAGCTCTAATATTTTTAAAGTAAAAGAAGTTTTTGAGTTTAATCATATTAAAAGACTTAGAGTAACTCTATTACATTCATTAAGAAAAATTGAAAAATTTGAAGTCGAAAGACTTCATATGATAGATAATCTTATTAAACATCAAAATGATGTTGAAAATGGTAAAATAGTGTCACAAATTATTCATGATTTAAAAAGTCCTCTTGCCGTTTTTGAAGAGATTTTAAATAATCGCCATATTAAAAATAATATAGTAAATAGGAAAGCAAATTTAGCTTTTGCAAAGATGAATTCTCTTATAGAAAGTATTAGAGATCCTAAAAAGGAAAAATATTTAAATAAAGAAAAAAAAATGTTCGATATGTCAAGACTATTTTCTGAAATAAAATGCTATGCAAAAACTAGAAATGTAAAAATTATTATTTCTCCACATTTCAATATTCCAGAAATATATTGTGATCATCTTAAAATTGAAAGGTGTCTTCAGAATTTAATTCGTAATGCAATTTATTATTGTCATTCTTTTTGTAAAGTAGAGTGGCAAATAAAAAATAATAGTGATCTTTATATAGAAGTTATTGATGATGGAAATGGAGTTTCTTCTGAGATTGAAAATACTATTTTTGAATGGAGAATTACAGGCAATAAATTAGAAGGAACGGGAGTAGGACTTAGTTATGTGAAATATGTAGCAGATATTCATGGGGGTGAAGTCTCATACTTCAGAAGAAATAATGCAACAGTTTTTTATTTATATATTCCAAATATTTTAAATTTTAATCAAAATAGTATGAGTTCGAAATTAGTGCGTAATTATAATTCTATTTTTGATTTAAAAAATGAAATATTTTTTTTAGTGGAAAATCATTTATATATAAATAAAATAAAACATATAAAATGGCCAAATAATATAAAAATAGTATATCTTAAAAGCTGTGATATTGAGATTGATTTTTCTAAATGTTTTTGCTTTTATACTGACTCAAGCACAGATTTTATCGAAAAAGCATTGACATTAGGTGTAAGTGTAGTGCTTCATAAGCAAGACTATAGTAGTCAAATAATTCTTAAAAAGGTCTTACAGACAAAAAAAATGAATGGTGTAAAATAA
- a CDS encoding sigma-54-dependent transcriptional regulator: MILEELSILIVEDSKDELEKFIILSQSCGLQAFGASTLDDAKQMLSLNGYDILLTDIHLGNENAESNKLGFEVIQFALESQPQLIILAMSYDLDKSVFDKALELGASHFIRKPIYNSDEILIYIKMALQKKHSKNINSSTDFSINKFIDDKSFKIFNSGVIVSAKHDKFLSGVAKNKKIPLVLFGETGTGKEEFAKILHKKRVDQEGVIPFITVNCPLLDNDLTSSLLFGHKKGAFTGANETTNGYVAAANGGILFLDEVHTLDLTTQRKLLRVLNDGNYNRVGDLRSIHSYFQLVVATTRDLDEEVEAGRMLADFKYRISGAELVLDPLRERLDDIPFFVAIFFRREKIDVSEDLIYEISEKCKYCNWKGNIRQLFRVLQRMLINAQLHEEVLNISHLVIPSNDPKNLISRKIKNCLSENKFAMNEHESHAKSLLENAFQNDCSLSETMDAIEKSILINAIKRHNSIAKAHLALGISRNAIDAKRKKYKI; the protein is encoded by the coding sequence ATGATTCTTGAAGAGCTCAGTATTTTAATTGTGGAAGATTCTAAAGATGAATTGGAAAAATTCATTATACTTTCTCAATCATGCGGATTACAGGCTTTTGGAGCCTCTACGTTAGATGATGCCAAACAAATGCTATCTCTAAATGGATATGACATTTTATTAACGGATATTCATTTAGGAAATGAAAATGCAGAATCAAATAAATTAGGGTTTGAAGTAATTCAATTTGCATTGGAATCGCAACCGCAACTTATTATTTTAGCCATGTCATATGATTTAGACAAATCTGTGTTTGATAAGGCATTAGAATTAGGCGCCTCACATTTTATAAGAAAGCCTATATATAATTCAGATGAAATATTAATTTATATTAAAATGGCTTTACAAAAAAAACACTCTAAAAATATTAATAGCTCTACTGATTTTAGTATCAATAAATTCATTGATGATAAGTCTTTTAAAATTTTTAATAGTGGAGTTATTGTATCTGCAAAACATGATAAATTTTTATCTGGTGTTGCAAAAAATAAAAAAATTCCATTGGTTCTTTTTGGTGAAACAGGAACAGGAAAAGAAGAATTTGCTAAAATATTACATAAAAAAAGAGTGGATCAAGAAGGTGTAATTCCTTTCATAACAGTAAACTGTCCTTTGCTTGATAATGATTTGACTTCATCATTATTATTTGGACATAAAAAAGGTGCTTTTACCGGTGCAAATGAAACAACAAATGGTTATGTTGCCGCAGCAAATGGAGGGATTTTATTTTTAGATGAAGTTCATACGCTTGATTTAACAACACAAAGAAAATTACTTCGCGTTTTAAATGATGGAAATTATAATAGAGTAGGTGATTTGCGAAGCATACATTCTTATTTTCAATTGGTCGTAGCTACGACTCGCGACCTTGATGAAGAAGTGGAAGCAGGTCGCATGCTTGCTGACTTTAAATATCGTATTAGTGGTGCGGAACTAGTGTTAGATCCTCTTCGCGAAAGACTTGATGACATTCCTTTTTTTGTGGCTATTTTTTTTAGACGTGAGAAAATTGATGTCTCAGAAGATTTAATTTATGAAATCAGTGAAAAATGTAAATATTGTAATTGGAAAGGGAATATTCGTCAGTTATTCCGTGTTTTACAAAGGATGTTAATTAATGCGCAACTCCATGAAGAAGTTTTAAATATTAGTCATCTGGTCATTCCAAGTAATGACCCAAAAAATTTAATTTCAAGAAAAATTAAAAATTGCTTATCTGAAAATAAATTCGCAATGAATGAGCATGAGTCTCATGCAAAAAGTTTATTGGAAAATGCTTTTCAAAATGATTGTTCTTTAAGTGAAACTATGGATGCTATTGAAAAATCTATTTTAATTAATGCTATTAAAAGGCACAATAGCATTGCAAAGGCTCATCTTGCTTTGGGAATCAGTCGTAATGCAATTGACGCAAAAAGAAAAAAATATAAAATTTAA
- a CDS encoding coproporphyrinogen III oxidase: MKNDLNMRTQDFLNQNSIISIQSLPKSALADPSFQDPIWELAKDNGCETPFSNEFLQLLIYVRNINKLAFHTAEGAEACTAKSWRAKEHNPDRNLNGGGVMTVIRANHLEKSAVNYSCVWGPKYPAIEGEYANKPFAAAGVSLISHPRNPYAPIMHLNVRCIKVFDQGKVTTWIGGGADLTPMVPYAEDTELFHSAMKEVCERTPHIANYDKYKKWADDYFFIPHRKESRGVGGIFFDFVKIEQESDMSLLLDVGQYAARAYAEILSRRIDTPFDNALHEKHLYWRGRYAEFNLVYDRGTKFGLMSGGNHEAIFCSLPPQVRW; encoded by the coding sequence ATGAAAAATGACCTTAATATGAGAACCCAGGATTTCCTAAATCAAAACTCAATCATATCAATTCAGAGCTTGCCGAAGAGCGCTCTTGCCGATCCCTCATTTCAAGATCCTATTTGGGAATTAGCTAAAGACAATGGTTGCGAAACCCCCTTTTCAAATGAATTTTTGCAGCTTTTGATTTATGTAAGAAATATTAATAAACTAGCTTTTCATACTGCCGAAGGCGCGGAGGCTTGTACAGCAAAATCATGGCGTGCCAAAGAACACAATCCAGATAGAAATTTAAATGGAGGTGGTGTCATGACTGTGATACGTGCCAACCATCTTGAAAAATCCGCTGTAAATTATAGCTGTGTTTGGGGGCCAAAATATCCCGCTATTGAAGGAGAATACGCCAATAAGCCTTTTGCGGCCGCAGGTGTATCGCTTATTTCACATCCAAGAAATCCTTATGCCCCCATAATGCACCTTAATGTGAGGTGTATTAAGGTATTTGATCAAGGCAAGGTCACAACTTGGATTGGCGGCGGGGCCGATCTCACACCTATGGTACCTTATGCGGAGGATACAGAACTCTTTCATAGTGCAATGAAAGAAGTATGTGAAAGAACTCCTCATATTGCAAATTACGACAAATATAAAAAATGGGCTGATGATTACTTCTTTATCCCACACAGAAAAGAGTCTCGTGGTGTTGGTGGTATCTTTTTCGACTTTGTAAAAATTGAACAAGAATCAGATATGTCCTTACTCCTCGATGTGGGACAATATGCAGCAAGAGCTTATGCCGAAATTTTATCTCGACGTATTGATACCCCTTTTGACAATGCCCTTCACGAAAAGCATCTTTATTGGCGCGGCCGCTATGCTGAATTTAATTTGGTTTATGATAGAGGCACAAAATTTGGTTTGATGTCCGGTGGAAATCACGAGGCCATATTTTGTTCTTTACCCCCTCAAGTAAGATGGTGA
- a CDS encoding cytochrome c-type biogenesis CcmF C-terminal domain-containing protein codes for MVEVGFFSLCLGLCFSIYALVMGIYSLNKPLSGVVASARNALIAVFVCVLLSSLVMWNAIFFHDFSVKYVYKHSAVDMPPLYLFTSFWSALEGSHLLWTLIMSAIVAFALATVRKSNLSLYPALCVAFGCALTFMLFLNVTFSAPLERFFPVGKFGEGMNALLQNPYMAIHPPMLFTGYCLLIVPFAYSFAALIRGGFTTEWLATVRRWSLLAWAVLSIAIFLGGKWAYVELGWGGYWGWDPVENSSLMPWLAITAAIHTLLITDKTGRLPRLLLFLNMLAFALTFLGTFITRSGIISSVHSFAESEIGPSYLIWVVFLLALTSGLVFTRGHLIQGAAKTNEWRVSKESALLFTNFFILFLLALVFIGTILPLVVEATRGIKISIQQPFFNAFAPWIGGGLVLLLGVGNLMRWRNGKIEDPLTCLLFPLLWAGLLTYFLAERKNFDAVSSLTFLIVLWTCGVLIMDLVYKLRSMRWNGKAFLIYNRPYLGAFIIHIGFLFAIAGFAGNYRGISAEAHLNLNESTQFNGYTITNQGLGFTREYNAQYVIGKLKSVDNQSGETFFVNPMRSKFTNNEQWFNEIGIHSTFWHDLYIVLASFDVNNQSVTLKLNWNPTVKLVWTSLVIMVLGAFISLTHRIRRRSLDFDDNGKVSSTENTIEEFLQESIRTSSIQNPQFASKVTSLSIIIFALFVTLLGLSGSAWGQSQNGNSIQKEVRPVMLNPQLEEVAKELRCPTCIGMSVLESGTLQSVAMRTEIEKQLSEGKSKAEIISYFKKAYGPWILREPDVHSSIGFVIWSIPILGLLLGPLFIVFALRNSRKKKNQDDQNLLNEIKKFIEEQKKGMKS; via the coding sequence ATGGTTGAAGTTGGTTTTTTTTCCCTTTGCTTAGGGCTCTGCTTTTCAATTTATGCTTTAGTGATGGGAATTTATTCCTTAAATAAACCATTATCGGGCGTAGTGGCTAGTGCGCGAAACGCCCTGATTGCTGTATTTGTTTGTGTTTTATTGTCATCACTTGTGATGTGGAATGCAATATTTTTTCATGATTTTTCAGTAAAATATGTCTACAAGCATTCTGCAGTTGATATGCCCCCTCTTTATTTATTTACCTCATTTTGGAGTGCCCTTGAAGGAAGCCACCTTCTTTGGACATTGATTATGAGTGCCATTGTCGCCTTTGCTCTTGCTACGGTAAGAAAATCTAACCTTTCTTTATATCCTGCACTGTGCGTCGCCTTTGGTTGCGCATTGACCTTTATGCTGTTTTTGAATGTGACTTTTTCAGCACCCTTGGAACGCTTTTTTCCTGTAGGAAAATTCGGCGAAGGGATGAATGCGTTATTGCAAAACCCCTATATGGCAATACATCCTCCTATGTTATTCACAGGATATTGTTTACTTATTGTTCCCTTTGCCTATTCTTTCGCAGCTTTAATCAGGGGTGGATTCACTACGGAATGGTTGGCCACGGTCAGAAGATGGTCACTGCTTGCTTGGGCTGTATTATCAATAGCTATTTTCTTAGGTGGAAAATGGGCCTATGTTGAGTTGGGTTGGGGTGGTTATTGGGGATGGGATCCTGTTGAAAACAGTTCACTTATGCCTTGGCTCGCGATTACTGCTGCTATTCATACTTTACTTATCACTGACAAAACAGGGCGTTTGCCGCGCTTGCTCCTCTTTCTAAATATGCTTGCCTTTGCTCTTACTTTTCTTGGGACTTTTATTACAAGATCGGGAATTATCAGTAGTGTGCACTCGTTTGCGGAAAGTGAAATTGGCCCGTCCTATTTAATTTGGGTTGTCTTTTTACTGGCATTAACTTCCGGATTAGTTTTTACACGAGGACATCTTATTCAAGGTGCCGCAAAAACAAACGAGTGGCGTGTGTCAAAAGAAAGTGCACTTTTATTTACTAATTTTTTCATTTTATTTTTACTCGCACTTGTCTTTATTGGAACTATATTGCCGCTTGTAGTAGAAGCAACTCGTGGAATTAAAATTTCAATTCAACAACCTTTCTTTAATGCCTTTGCTCCCTGGATAGGAGGGGGATTGGTGTTATTGCTTGGTGTGGGAAATTTAATGCGCTGGAGAAATGGTAAAATTGAAGATCCTCTCACCTGTTTGTTGTTTCCTTTATTATGGGCGGGTCTGTTAACTTATTTTTTAGCGGAACGAAAAAATTTTGATGCTGTAAGTTCTCTGACATTTTTAATAGTCTTATGGACTTGTGGTGTTTTGATAATGGATTTGGTTTATAAATTACGCTCCATGCGTTGGAATGGAAAAGCCTTTTTAATTTATAATCGACCTTATTTAGGTGCATTTATAATTCATATTGGTTTTTTATTTGCTATTGCCGGTTTTGCAGGAAATTATCGTGGTATTTCTGCAGAAGCTCATTTGAATTTAAATGAATCAACTCAATTTAATGGGTACACGATTACAAATCAAGGATTAGGATTTACCAGAGAATACAATGCTCAATATGTTATTGGAAAATTAAAATCTGTTGATAATCAAAGTGGCGAAACTTTTTTTGTTAACCCTATGCGGAGCAAATTTACCAATAATGAACAGTGGTTTAATGAAATAGGAATACATTCCACTTTTTGGCATGATTTATATATTGTACTCGCTTCTTTTGATGTGAATAATCAAAGTGTCACTTTAAAATTAAATTGGAATCCCACTGTAAAATTAGTATGGACGAGTTTAGTTATAATGGTATTAGGCGCCTTTATTTCTCTCACTCACCGCATTAGAAGAAGGAGTTTGGATTTTGATGACAATGGAAAAGTTTCTTCTACTGAAAATACCATAGAAGAATTTTTGCAGGAATCCATTCGCACGTCTTCTATTCAAAATCCACAATTTGCTTCTAAGGTAACTTCATTAAGCATTATTATTTTTGCTTTGTTTGTAACTTTACTTGGATTATCGGGTTCCGCATGGGGACAATCACAAAATGGGAATAGTATTCAAAAGGAAGTTCGTCCCGTAATGTTAAATCCGCAACTTGAGGAAGTTGCCAAAGAATTGCGTTGTCCTACTTGTATTGGCATGAGTGTATTAGAAAGTGGCACTTTGCAAAGCGTTGCTATGCGAACTGAAATTGAAAAACAATTGTCTGAGGGAAAGTCAAAGGCTGAAATTATAAGCTACTTTAAAAAAGCTTACGGACCTTGGATTTTAAGAGAGCCCGATGTTCATTCCTCTATAGGATTTGTAATTTGGAGCATCCCTATTTTGGGGCTTTTATTGGGACCACTATTTATAGTATTTGCCTTAAGAAATTCTAGAAAAAAGAAAAATCAAGATGATCAAAATTTACTTAACGAAATCAAAAAATTTATTGAGGAACAGAAAAAGGGAATGAAATCATGA
- a CDS encoding SIS domain-containing protein: MSSQSLMESETEESSSIIESQQKIGLPVIEELVQRLQKHPPYFASTIARGSSDHAAYFAKYAFETQLGVPTSSIAPSVHTIYKSNINYKNGFVFAISQSGKSDDLIECMATARKKGAVTLSIVNELNSPLEKESEYFIPLNAGKESSVAATKSFIASLTRVIQLVAFWRQNQDLKNHLAQLPCLLSQKNSEQYHSALQLLQHEKSVLTIGRGFTFPIALESALKFKETCGLHAEAFSGAEILHGPFELVQKNFPLIVYLQKDEALSGILKLIDKFQEKEAKIIAIAAENIIEENKNLLKNTTVIPTAPSLDSLCDVVTLIHRFYPFAAQLAHLRERNPDLPKNLNKVTSTI, encoded by the coding sequence ATGAGTTCTCAATCTTTAATGGAGTCAGAAACAGAAGAAAGTTCGTCTATTATTGAAAGCCAACAAAAAATAGGATTGCCTGTTATTGAAGAACTTGTGCAAAGATTGCAAAAACACCCTCCTTATTTTGCCTCCACAATTGCAAGGGGGAGCTCTGATCATGCAGCCTATTTTGCAAAATATGCTTTTGAAACACAACTTGGTGTTCCAACATCTTCTATTGCTCCTTCAGTCCATACTATTTATAAATCTAATATCAATTATAAAAATGGTTTTGTGTTCGCTATTTCTCAATCTGGTAAAAGCGATGATTTAATTGAATGTATGGCAACAGCCAGAAAAAAAGGTGCTGTCACTTTATCAATTGTAAATGAACTCAATTCGCCTTTAGAGAAAGAAAGTGAATATTTTATTCCTTTAAATGCAGGAAAGGAAAGTTCAGTTGCCGCAACTAAAAGTTTTATTGCTTCTCTTACTCGAGTTATTCAACTTGTTGCCTTTTGGAGGCAAAATCAGGATTTAAAAAATCATCTTGCCCAACTGCCTTGTTTATTATCTCAGAAAAATTCTGAGCAATATCATTCTGCACTTCAGCTTCTTCAACATGAAAAAAGTGTCTTAACCATTGGACGAGGTTTCACATTTCCTATTGCTCTAGAGTCTGCCTTAAAATTTAAAGAAACCTGTGGTCTACACGCTGAAGCTTTTAGTGGTGCCGAAATTTTACACGGTCCTTTTGAATTAGTACAAAAAAACTTCCCTCTCATCGTTTATTTACAGAAAGATGAAGCATTATCGGGAATTTTAAAATTAATTGATAAGTTCCAAGAAAAAGAAGCTAAAATTATTGCTATTGCGGCAGAAAATATAATTGAAGAAAATAAAAATCTTTTAAAAAATACCACTGTCATCCCGACAGCACCTTCTTTAGATTCTCTCTGTGACGTTGTCACCTTAATTCACCGTTTTTATCCCTTTGCCGCTCAACTTGCACATTTAAGAGAGAGAAACCCGGATTTGCCAAAAAATCTAAATAAAGTAACAAGTACAATTTAA